In the Anser cygnoides isolate HZ-2024a breed goose chromosome 27, Taihu_goose_T2T_genome, whole genome shotgun sequence genome, one interval contains:
- the MED16 gene encoding mediator of RNA polymerase II transcription subunit 16: MDLAYVCEWERRPKSNHCPSIPLVCAWSCRNLIAFTTDLRNEEEKDLTHMVHIIDTEHPWDVYSVNSGHAEVITCLEWDQSGSRLLSADADGHIKCWSMTDHLANSWENTVGSTVEGDPVVALSWLHNGVKLALHVEKSGASNFGEKFSRVKFSPSLTLFGGKPMEGWIAVTISGLVTVSLLKPNGQVLTSTESLCRLRCRVALADVAFTGGGNIVVATSDGSSTSPVQFYKVCVSVVNEKCKIDTEILPSLFMRCTTDPARKDKYPAITHLKFLARDMSEQVLLCASNQNSSIVECWSLRKEGLPVNNIFQQISPVVGDKQPMILKWRILSATNDLDRVSAVALPKLPISLTNTDLKVANDTKFFPGLGLALAFHDGSVHIVHRLSLQMMAVFYGSSSQRPVDEQTIKRQRTAGPLVHFKAMQLSWTSLALAGIDSHGKLSMLRISPSMGHVLDMNTSLRHLLFLLEYCMVTGYDWWDILLHVQPNMVQNLVEKLHEEYMRQSAALQQVLSTRIVAMKASLCKLSSSTIARVCDYHAKLFLIAISCTLKSLLRPHFLNTPDKSPGDRLTEICSKITDIDIDKVMINLKTEEFVLEMTTLQSLQQLIQWVGDFVLYLLASLPNQGSPVRPGHSFLRDGASLGMFRELMVVIRIWGLLKPSCLPVYTATSDTQDSMSLLFRLLTKLWLCCREENHITEPDDTLIDECCLLPSQLLIPNIDWLPINDGIISKLQNKQLVRLQFGKAPGLVGHTVSSQFDAFVRAPGQPKIDHLRRLHLGAYPTEECKSCTRCGCVTMLKSPNKVTAVKQWEQRWIKNCLCGGLWRRMPLSYS, translated from the exons ATGGACCTGGCCTACGTGTGCGAGTGGGAGCGGCGGCCGAAGAGCAACCACTGCCCGTCCATCCCGCTGGTGTGCGCCTGGTCCTGCCGCAACCTCATCGCCTTCACCACCGACCTCCGCAACGAGGAGGAGaagg ACCTCACGCACATGGTGCACATCATCGACACCGAGCACCCCTGGGACGTGTACTCCGTCAACTCCGGGCACGCCGAGGTCATCACCTGCTTGGAGTGGGACCAGTCAG GCTCCAGGCTGCTCTCAGCGGACGCGGACGGCCACATCAAGTGCTGGAGCATGACCGACCACCTGGCCAACAGCTGGGAGAACACAGTGGGCAGCACGGTGGAGGGAGACCCCGTGGTGGCCCTGTCCTGGCTGCACAACGGCGTGAAGCTGGCTCTGCACGTGGAAAAG TCCGGGGCATCCAACTTCGGCGAGAAGTTTTCCAGGGTGAAGTTCTCGCCGTCGCTGACGCTGTTCGGTGGGAAGCCGATGGAGGGCTGGATCGCCGTCACCATCAGCGGCCTGGTCACCGTCTCCCTCCTCAAGCCCAACGGGCAGGTGCTGACGTCCACGGAGAGCCTGTGCCGGCTGCGCTGCCGCGTTGCCCTGGCGGATGTTGCCTTCACTGGTGGGGGGAACATCGTGGTGGCCACGTCGGACGGCAGCAGCACCTCCCCTGTCCAGTTCTACAAAGTCTGCGTCAGCGTGGTGAACGAGAAGTGCAAGATAGACACAGAGATCCTGCCTTCCCTCTTCATGCGCTGCACCACGGACCCTGCCCGCAAGGACAAGTACCCAGCAATCACCCACCTGAAATTCCTAGCTCGGGACATGTCAGAGCAG GTGTTGCTTTGTGCTTCCAACCAGAACAGCAGCATCGTGGAGTGCTGGTCTCTCCGGAAAGAGGGCTTGCCTGTCAACAACATCTTCCAGCAAATCTCTCCTGTGG TCGGAGACAAGCAGCCCATGATACTGAAGTGGCGAATTCTTTCTGCCACCAATGACTTGGATCGGGTTTCAGCTGTGGCTCTGCCGAAGTTGCCCATCTCCCTAACCAACACGGACCTGAAGGTAGCGAACGACACCAAATTCTTCCCCGGATTGG GCCTGGCTTTGGCTTTTCACGATGGCAGCGTCCACATTGTTCATCGCCTCTCCTTGCAAATGATGGCTGTCTTCTATGGCTCTTCCTCCCAGCGCCCAGTGGACGAGCAGACTATCAAAAGGCAGCGAACTGCTGGTCCCTTAGTTCACTTCAAAGCCATGCAGCTCTCCTGGACATCTCTGGCCTTGGCTGGCATTGATAGTCATGGGAAG CTGAGCATGCTTCGTATCTCCCCTTCCATGGGCCACGTGCTGGACATGAACACGTCCCTGCGTCACTTGCTGTTCCTGCTGGAGTACTGCATGGTGACTGGCTACGACTGGTGGGACATCCTGCTCCACGTCCAACCCAACATGGTCCAGAACCTGGTGGAGAAGCTGCACGAAGAGTACATGCGCCAGAGCGCGGCCCTGCAGCAG GTCCTCTCCACTCGCATTGTTGCCATGAAGGCATCTCTTTGCAAGCTCTCCTCCAGCACGATAGCCCGTGTGTGTGACTACCATGCCAAGCTGTTCCTGATTGCCATCAGCTGCACCTTGAAGTCGCTGCTGCGCCCGCACTTCCTCAACACCCCGGACAAGAGTCCTGGGGACCGACTCACAGAGATCTGCTCCAAGATCACAGATATAG aCATTGACAAGGTGATGATCAACCTGAAGACAGAAGAGTTTGTCCTGGAGATGACCACGTTGCAGTCCCTGCAGCAACTCATTCAGTGGGTGGGAGACTTTGTGCTCTACCTGCTGGCCAGCCTGCCTAACCAG GGCTCTCCTGTGCGGCCGGGTCACAGCTTTCTGCGCGATGGAGCGTCCTTGGGCATGTTCAGGGAGCTGATGGTGGTGATCCGTATCTGGGGGCTGTTAAAGCCGAGCTGCCTCCCTGTCTACACAGCAACCTCTGACACCCAGGACAGCATGTCCCTCCTCTTCAGGCTTCTAACCAAACTCTGGCTGTGCT gtCGTGAGGAAAATCACATAACGGAGCCAGATGATACCCTGATAGATGaatgctgcctcctgcccagccagTTGCTCATTCCCAATATTGACTGGTTGCCTATCAACGATGGCATTATCAGCAAGCTGCAGAACAAGCAGCTTGTCCGGCTGCAGTTTGGAAAAGCTCCTGGGCTCGTTGGTCACACTGTCTCTTCCCAGTTTGATGCCTTTGTAAG GGCACCTGGACAGCCCAAAATTGATCACCTGAGAAGGCTCCATTTGGGAGCATACCCCACAGAAGAATGCAAGTCATGTACCAG GTGTGGCTGTGTTACCATGCTGAAATCGCCAAACAAAGTCACTGCGGTGAAGCAGTGGGAGCAGCGCTGGATCAAGAACTGCTTGTGTGgggggctgtggaggaggaTGCCTCTCAGCTATTCCTGA